Genomic window (Pseudomonas sp. MM211):
CGCCGAGCAGCAGGATGCGCTTGCCGCGCAGGTCGATGCCGGCATTCACGGTCAGATCACGCACCAGGCCGGCACCGTCGGTGTTGTCACCGAGCAAGCTGCCATCCTCGAGCTTCTTCAGGGTATTCACCGCACCGGCACGGCGGGCGCGCTCAGTCAGGCTGTCGGCGAGGGCGTAGGCCTGCTCCTTGAACGGCACGGTCACGTTGCCGCCACGGCCCTCAGCGAAAAAGGCCCGGGCATAGCCTGCGAAATCATCCAGCGGCGCCAGCAGTGTTTCGTAGCTCAGCGCCTGGCCGGTCTGATCCGCGAACAGGCGGTGGATCAGCGGCGACTTGCTGTGGCCGATGGGGTTGCCGAATACACCGTAGCGATCCATGAAAATTTCCGTGCGCAAAAGCCAAAGGCGGCAAGCCTGAAGCTTTTTGCGCCGACCTTCAAGCCTGGTTCTGGTCGTTCAGCCAATCACGGTCGGTCAGGAAATACTCGGTCAGGCGTGCTTCCTCGCTGCCCGGCTGGGCTTTCCAGTCGTAGCCCCAGCGCACCTGCGGCGGCAGCGACATGAGGATCGACTCGGTGCGTCCACCCGACTGCAGACCGAACAGGGTGCCGCGGTCGTAGACCAGGTTGAACTCCACGTAGCGGCCGCGACGATACTCCTGGAACTCACGCTGCGCCGGGGTGAAGGGCATGGCCTTGCGGCGCTGCACGATGGGCAGGTAAGCCTCGATGTAGGCGTCGCCGATGGCGCGGATGAAAGCGAAGCAGGTGTCGAAATCCCACTCGTTGAGATCATCGAAAAACAGCCCACCGATGCCACGCGGTTCACCGCGGTGCTTGAGATGGAAGTAGCGGTCGCACCAGGCCTTGTAGCGCGGATAGACGTCGGCGCCGAAAAGCGCACAAGCCTGCTCGGCGACCCGGTGCCAGTGCACGCAGTCCTCTTCGTTGCCGTAATAGGGGGTCAGGTCGAAGCCACCGCCGAACCACCAGACCGGCTCTTCGCCTTCCTTCTCGGCACTGAAGAAACGCACGTTGGCGTGAGAAGTCGGCACATGGGGATTGTGCGGGTGGATCACCAGCGACACGCCGAGCGCCTGGAAACCACGCCCGGCCAGCTCCGGACGATGGGCGCTGGCCGACGGCGGCAGGCTGTCGCCGAACACGTGGGAGAAATTCACCCCGCCCTTCTCGATCACCGCGCCGTCGCCGATCACCCGCGTACGCCCGCCGCCACCGCCCGGACGCTGCCAGGCGTCTTCGATGAAGTGGCCCTGGCCATCCTCGGCTTGCAGGGCGGCACAGATACGGTCTTGCAGGTCGAGCAGGTAGGCTTTTACGGCCTCGGTCTGGTTACTCACGGGGGCACCTTGTGTCACGTACGTCGGGTGAAATCGGCGGCCAGCATATCACCGGGTATCGGCGCTCTGCAGTTGACGCCGGTCAACGACAGATGCGACGTTCGACCGCTGTAGAAAAAACCGTTCAACGCCCCGGTGGATTCGGGGTCTATCTGCACTCACCTTCACGCAGGAGCAAGACGATGGCCAAACGCATCCAGTTCAGCCGCCACGGTGGCCCCGAGGTACTCGAATACGTCGACTACCAGCCCGCCGCCCCTGGCCCCCACGAGGTGCGTGTGCACAACCAGGCCATCGGCCTGAATTTCATCGATACCTACTTTCGCAATGGTCTGTATGCGCCGCCTTCGCTGCCGTCCAGCCTGGGTACCGAGGGTGCCGGTTTCGTCGATGCGATCGGCTCCGAGGTTAAGGACTTCCAGGTCGGCGACCGCGTGGCCTACGCCACCGGGCCACTGGGTGGCTACAGCGAACTGCACGTGCTGCCAGCGGAAAAGCTGGTCAAGCTGCCCGACGCCATCAGCTTCGAACAGGCTGCAGCGGTTATGCTCAAGGGCCTGACCGTGCAGTACCTGCTGCGCCAGACCGCCGATTTGAAGAGCGGCGACATCATTCTGTTCCACGCTGCCGCAGGTGGCGTCGGCTCGTTCGCCTGCCAGTGGGCCAAGGCCCTGGGCGTCAAGCTGATCGGCACCGTGAGCTCTGCCAAGAAGGCCGAGCGCGCCCTGCAACAGGGCGCCTGGGCGACCATCGACTACAGCCATGAAAACGTTGCCCAGCGCGTGCTGGAGCTGACCGACGGCAAGAAATGCCCGGTGGTCTATGATGGCGTCGGTAAGGACACCTGGGAAACCTCGCTCGACTGCGTGGCACCGCGCGGCCTGCTGGTCAGCTTCGGCAATGCGTCCGGCGCGGTGACCGGGGTCAATCTGGGCATCCTCTCGCAAAAGGGTTCGCTGTATGTCACCCGCCCAACCCTGGCCAGCTATGCCGACACGCCAAAGCACCTGCAGAAGATGGCCGATGAGCTGTTCGGCATGATCGCCAAGGGCAAACTCGACGTGGATATTGCCCAGCGTTATCCGCTCAGCGAGGCTGCTACGGCGCAGACGCTACTGAGTGACCGCAAGACCACCGGCTCGACCATTCTGTTGCCCTGAAACCCCGGCCATGGGATCTGTAGGGGTGGCATCGAATCGCTCCCTACGCTCAGCTTCAGGGGCGCTCTGCGTCCCCGCAAGCGAGCAATGATGCGACCAATCGGTGGGCTGAAGCGGATCGCCGCCCGGCCCACCCTACAGGGCATGTGCGCGTGGCGTAGGGTGGGCTTTAG
Coding sequences:
- the hemF gene encoding oxygen-dependent coproporphyrinogen oxidase encodes the protein MSNQTEAVKAYLLDLQDRICAALQAEDGQGHFIEDAWQRPGGGGGRTRVIGDGAVIEKGGVNFSHVFGDSLPPSASAHRPELAGRGFQALGVSLVIHPHNPHVPTSHANVRFFSAEKEGEEPVWWFGGGFDLTPYYGNEEDCVHWHRVAEQACALFGADVYPRYKAWCDRYFHLKHRGEPRGIGGLFFDDLNEWDFDTCFAFIRAIGDAYIEAYLPIVQRRKAMPFTPAQREFQEYRRGRYVEFNLVYDRGTLFGLQSGGRTESILMSLPPQVRWGYDWKAQPGSEEARLTEYFLTDRDWLNDQNQA
- a CDS encoding NADPH:quinone reductase, translated to MAKRIQFSRHGGPEVLEYVDYQPAAPGPHEVRVHNQAIGLNFIDTYFRNGLYAPPSLPSSLGTEGAGFVDAIGSEVKDFQVGDRVAYATGPLGGYSELHVLPAEKLVKLPDAISFEQAAAVMLKGLTVQYLLRQTADLKSGDIILFHAAAGGVGSFACQWAKALGVKLIGTVSSAKKAERALQQGAWATIDYSHENVAQRVLELTDGKKCPVVYDGVGKDTWETSLDCVAPRGLLVSFGNASGAVTGVNLGILSQKGSLYVTRPTLASYADTPKHLQKMADELFGMIAKGKLDVDIAQRYPLSEAATAQTLLSDRKTTGSTILLP